GCCGCCAGGAAGGGTGCTTATTGCGCAGGTTGGTTGTTGTCACAATAAACCTGCTGCTTGTGAAACTAAAGAGCAGACTCTGAGTCCTCCTTTGTTCTCGCCGCTCGCCATAGTACATTATTAAGCTAAAAATCCACGATGGCTTTCAGTTGTCAATATGGCTGCCTCCTTAAATGCAAAAAATTAGCTTTCAAAGCAGGACTTGAATCAACAGAAATGTATTAATGACCCAAACAGCAAAATGAATGCATTCTGACAGGACAAACTAAATGTTGTCAACTGAATTCCAATATGGCTGCCCATTTTCAAGATGAAAGTTATTGGGAGAGTCAAAACTAGCCTTTTCTGAAGCTGTCTGATCACAATTAATGTTTGAAGTTAAAGGGCAAAATCCATGATCATTCATCAAAATGTtgtggtcagactgttggtttgAATTATTTCATAAGAATGACGTGAAAGCACAAGCAGAGCACACTGATGACAGTAATGCTGTGAGATTCAGCATGGGGTGCAGCTGTGGTCTGCAGGAATTTTTGTACATTTAGTTGCtgcctgagggaggctggggaggCTCCCCAGGTGGTGTGCTTTTTGGTTCATACTGTGGCTGAACTCACAAACAGGCAGTAGCCTGTCACATATCAAAATATTCAatcattttgatttttcaaaTGCAGAGTTGGATTTCACATACTGAAAAATCTATATTTTGATGTAGAGATTCAAGTAAATATAGCTCAAACACCGTAAAAACTAATTAGAATGGCATCCATCTTGAAAAACGGtggcttttttttctattttctagtGAATAATGTGGTGCTTGTATCACCAAGTGAAAGATAATTTCCGTAAAATAAACACTAAAATAGACACAAGAATCTAAAAAAGTGAGGTGTAATCaggagaaaacatttgaaaaatgaataaaatagcAACAAATGAAACGGAAGAAGATTTTCAagctgagttaaaaaaaaaaaaaaaacaagaaataaaaacaggttttaaGGTTAGTTTCAAAAACGGACAGTGCAGGTTCTTGTCTGACATGCTATGGTAGCTAATTCCATAAATTCAGGGCAGCAACAGAAAAAGCTCTTTCCCCTCTGAGCTTCTGTTTGGACCTCggtacctccaggagcagctgatcagctgacctcagGCATCGAGCAGGAGTGTAGGGGTGAAGCGGCTCGGAAAGGTGAGACGGGGTGAGACCATTCAAAGACttaacaacaaataaaagaatctgaAAATGAATTCTAAAATGCATGGGCAGCTTGTGGAGTGAAGCTAGAACAGGAGTTATGTTCCCTTTTATGTGCTCCAGTTCGTAGTTGAGCTGCAGTGTTGTCCACCAACTGGAGATGTGCGAGGGACGACTGAATGTCTCCAAGACAAGGAGCACCGCAGTAATTGAGCCAAGATGTGAGAAAAGCATAGTTAATCTGTTTGATCTGTTCTGAATGGCTGACATGGAAGAATGGCCCTCACtagatgaaaacatctgaaatataTGAGGATTAACTTCAGAATTTTTgtcaaatgaaaagaagaggaaatatTGAAATCAGTTAGTGATGTAAAATATCCTGTTGGATAGTTTCTGTGAGTTTCTGTGGCAACAAACGATGGTCAAAATGCACATCAATGATCTATAATGTTTACAATTGAAAGTACTTTACTCTGCGGTGCATTACAAAAACCTTTGATAAAACATTCTCAGCAGTTTGAGTGGCATCATCATTGAGTGGAGGGATATCAAACATACCTTTTCAGTGTTCAGTCACCTTCAGGCTCCTGTTGATTTCTGTCTGGATTTTTGAGCTGTAGATTTACACTGAGCAAAAATATTTCCCTTTGAGAGTCCTCCAGTCCACTCTGTTGTGACAAAACATATATACCTCATGAGAGTTTGTTTCAAATTAGAACCCCTCCCTTTCTTTatcctgcctccctccctccctccctctctctccctctctctctctctttctctctctctctctctctctctctctctctctctctctctctctctcgctctctctctgtctccataTTTCTACCCCAAACTCTAAaccttctttgttttcaaaaacattacTTCAGTAATGTGAAACCAACTCTTTAAGTGGTCTGACAAAGTTACATAATCTCATACGTGCAGCATAACAGTACAGATCCACACATACTAACCACACCTCAAAGAGCTTATCTCAACCACTCACCcacacaaacatattttaacaaaacatcaaGCAAAACTGGTTTCATGACTGACCTGCTTTAGGATATGTGGCAATCAGAATATCACCTCATCTGGCCTGAAGGTTTTGAACATTCTCCCAGTTGTCTGTGAAGTAATGGGTCACTGAGAATCCATGGAAATCAAACCACAAATCCAACACATGAATTCAATCTatgaaaagaaaaccacaacaacaacaaaaaataaattcaaaacatACAGAATTTATGAACAACTATTCTAAGTAGGAAACAGACTGGACTGAACTAAACAAGATCAGCTCTCAGCACAGACAACACATTCTTTTACTGGACAGTTTCTGCACCTTGATATGGAGAAAGAAACAGtccagttaaaaacaaaaattcactTTTCTGAAGAGtctaaaactgttaaaacactGACTTGCTCTAACTAGAAAAAGGAGGATAGAGATCTTCAGAAACTGGTTAAAGCTGTTGAGGACATGTTGATCTTTTGTGCCTTTTGCTCACTCCGCTTTCACTCTGCATGCCAGGATAAACAAAAGACACAGTAAAACAGCTtgctaataaaaataaataatattagcCGTTATCATATCACACGGTGATATCAAGGTATCATTGTTCAAAGTATCATTGTTGGCATcagatttctttcttctctgaTTGAAGTTTCTTCTGTGCAGCAAATACTTTCAACTCTTCCTCTCTTGTTATGTAAGAGTCTCACTTCCAGATGAAATCTCTACGCGTTGCCAttcctcccttcctcttctCATTTCCTGACCGTTAAGTTTGATGACACTACAATCATGGGCATATTTCAGATACAACTTCAACAAAGTAGCTGATATTGTCACACTAAGTCTTGTAATATAACCACATGAAGACCATTAATGGTCATTAAGTCACATGATCTGCTTTAATAATGActttattaaaaacagattCTCAGAGTCAAATCTacttaatgaaaaaaaacttttctctgatttggtgttttttattctttttttggtCACACACAAGGACTTTATATGAGATGGAAGGAGCGTCTGGCTATAAAAATGAAGCCTATCCTGAAGCTTCAAAAATTTGCAATATcagtgtccaccaggggctgCCTCCAAAAACGCTGTTGCTCCATAGACTCTAGTAAAACTGGATTAGCTGAGTTTGTTCAGCtcagagttgttgtttttttttcattccgtGTCATGGTCCAGAAGACAGATCAGATGGTCcatttgaaaatatattaatatcAAATTTCATATGTGTTaaagttttcataatgaaaGGGCGTGGTtacttgattgacaggtctgctctggaatgatTGACAGAGCCTTCCTGTGGCTTTCAGGAGGTTTACATCATGGAGGTGACATTAAGTTAAGTTTTCCTCAAATTGTTATTTTCTGCAGTTACTCAGTTTGTTGACGTGTTTAATTAGTTGTTGGTTCACGGTCATCTTGGCTggttcctgcagctgctctacAAGACCTGGATTCTGTTATCCAGTTTGTTcattaaatgtttcattttagcAGTAAATAGTAATGTGTAGTGTTCCCCAGAACTTGGTCATTTTTTCTGAGGTGTTGTGGCCTGAACATtgcctcgtgaaccagccccgcccactcctcatctacatttggatttggagttgggctaagtctggataggagcccatagaaacctcttgcagggggtgtcggttacccctttgactgacagcgcacttcagccaatcagcgcttcaaaacaaatacgtcatcaaaatgtgtttgcttctctaagggttagcattcgCTCATTAGCTCTCGCGTtcctacacgcaaagacacgcgaaaacgtcttttcctgtgagaaactcaccaggcacagactcttgctcttgcttgattgttgtaatatttggtattttggctataactttacttattgcagctttcagacgatggttaaagttaaagtctcTGCAACGCGCAGTGATggtgtcacttccggtttagccaccggaattcgccaaaaaaaaattgaaaacaaaaagcggcaacgctgattggctctgTCGTTTCActaccgagtgaaatccccttctatgggctcctacccagaatGAGCTAAACTCCAAATGGAGGCCCAGCCTGTGGACAACTTGAGGCCGGTAACGGACTGTCAACCTGATACCGTGTCATatataaacactgtaaacagtgttattGTTGACAAGTAAATGATATGCACAGACAATTGGATGATTGATTCAGAGCAGGTTTCATTCAGGCAGACAAGTCAGAAGGGTAGTTCAGGCCAGAGTCAAAGTTGGAAAGAGAGTCAAAAATCTTGATGATCAGGCAGTGTTAGAAGGAGCTGGTGCTCCAGTCACAAAgataaatgaacaaaaccagacaaaaatCAGATACAAACCTGGGGTCTGTTGCACAAAGTAGGATTCAttcatccaggataaatgagaGAATCAGGCTCATCCAATCCAGAACAAGAGGGTTCAGGCTTAATTGGTTGCACAAAAGACCAAGCAAGGGTGAGAATGCACACACAATTCCCCACACAACCAGAGTGGAGTCCTTCTCACCACCAGAACAGGAAATTCTCATGAGAGGACATGAGCAGGCACAGATATGTTGATCTAGGCTGCAGCCGAGGGGCCCATGACTACCTGAGTCCTGCCCTGGACATGAGCAGCCCGGACCTCTTGaaatccatccacccatcttccaccgcttatccggggcagGGTCACGGGGGAAGCAGTCTAAGTAGCGAGGCCCAGACTTCCCTATCCCCAGACaattcctccagctcttccagttGGATTCtgaggcattcccaggccaacCAAGAGACATTGTCTCTCCAGCGTATCCTTGGTCTTCCCTGgggcctcctcctggtgggacatgcccagaacacctccgcAGAGAGGCATCTGGGAAGCATCTTAAACAGTtgcctgagccacctcagctggctcctctcaatgtggaggagtagcatcTCTACTCTgcgctcctccctggtgactgagcttctcaccctatctctaaggaaGCACCCAGCCACCCCAAAAAGCAAGTTcttttcagccacttgtatccgggatTTTGTCCTTTgttcatgacccaaagctcatgaccgtAAGTGAGGGTAGGCAAAGCTCTCTATTCACCAGGATGGATCGTTACAAGattgcatcactgcagccactgtCAATCTCACACGCTAGTCTTCCCTCACTCCTGACCAAAACCCTGAGATACTTAAATTCCTCTATTTGGGCCAGACATTGCCTTGTATGGCACGGATGGAGCTGAGCCCCAGAGCCAGGCACAGGGTGGAGGCTTGTTTACAAGTGGCTGTTGGCCGGGCTGGACTCAGACCGAAAGGGCGACATGGACCCGACCTCCAGTGGGCTCACCTCCTGCCATGGGAAACAtgggggccgggtgcagtgtagACTGGCAGCAGCCGATGACAGGGTACCCAGCGACCCCATCCCCAGATGTAAGGACTGGCCTTTAGGACAGAGAGTGTCACACAAcgaaatgcatttcaaaaataTATATCCCTTTAATGAATTCATCAGATCCACATTAAATCCTGGTGTAACggtcataataataataataataataatgaattttatttatcatgtactttacatttgtaaaacaaatctcaaagtgctacagtggagtttaaaaacaacaatgacaaattaaaactaacagatacaggctaaatcaataaaacactcatACTTTTACACATCATAAAATACAATAGGGAAcaagtaaaatcattcaaaagctttcaTAAACAAAAACGTTTTCAAACGAGATTTAAATGAGTCCACCGGCTGTGGTGCCCTCAGGTGGGCAGGCAGGGCATTCCACAGTcggggtgctgcagcctgaaaagcccTGTCCCCCATAGGGCACAGCTTGGTTTTGGGGACCTTCAGCAAATTGATGTCGGCGGAGCGGAGACGTCTGGTCGGGTCGTGTGGGGAGAGAAGTTCTTTTAGGTACACTGGTGCACTACTGTAGACACACTGATGGGTCAGGAGGCAGATTTTGTATTCCAGCCTGAACCTTACCAGGAGCCAGTGAAGGTTATGGAGAATGGGGGTGATATGGTGTCTTGTTGGCACCCGGATCAGGATCCTGACAGCACAGTTCTGGATTGACTGAAGCCGTTGTAGGCTTCTTCCAGAGATCCTGATGAGGAGtgcattgcagtagtccagcctggaggagaaaaaagcATGGACCAGCTTCTCAGCaacgggaggaagaggaaggggcgTAGTTTGGAAATGTTCCGGAGGTGAAAAAATGAAGTCTTACAGATGTGTTGGACATGGAGGTCAAAGGAGAGGGTGGGGTCAAAGCGGACACCCAAGTTGGTAACGGCAGCTGTTGGGTAGATTTTGTGGCCGGCAAATGATAGGACTGTGAAAGGGGAGGACTTAAGTTGGTATGGGGTTCCAATTAACagaaattcagttttggagctgttgagctggagaaaattgtcattcatccatgcttttgtctcctccaggcaggcggTGAATGATTGaatagagagggaggaggtccgGTCCAGCCTGACAtagagctgagtatcatcagcatagcaatggtaGGAGACTCCATGCTTGCTGATGATGTGGCCCAAAGGGAGCATGTAGATGGAGAACAGGCTGGGCCCCAGCACTGACCCTGGGGGAACCCCACAGGTGACAGCGTGGGACCTCGACCTGGCTTCCCCAAGGGCCACATACTCAGCCCTACCAGTCAGGTAGGACCGGAACCACTGGAGCGCTGTATCTGAAAGACCAATGAAATGCTGGAGTctatggaggaggatggagtggtcAACAGTGTCGAAGGCAGCTGAGAGGTTCCAGAGTAACAGGAGTGATGGAGAGCCCTGGTCAGAGGCCACCAGCAAATCATTGGTGACCCTGACCAGagctgtctcagtgctgtgagctGAACGGAAACCGAATTGGAATTTGTCGTACAAATGGGAggactggaggtgtgtgtgaatttgtgtgGAGACTAccttttcaatgatttttgaCAGGAAGGGAAGATTGGAAATGGGCCGGTAATTAGATGTTTTTTCAGGGTCAAGGGAAGGTTTTTTTTAGAAGAGGTTTAATTATTGCAGTTTTTAATGATTGTGGCATGTGACCGTATTGCAGGGAGTGATTGATGATACTTGTGATTAGGGGGCTCAGTGTGGAAACATGGGATTTGATCAGGGATGAGGGAAGTAGATCCAGGTGACAGGTGGAGGGCTTCATCTTGCGGATGAGGTCATGAATTAACAGAACACTGATTCCTGGTTCTAAGGTTGTGAGACAACGGACAGACTATGGAAATGAGTTCTGATGAGGCTTCAAAGTAAATCTATaggaataaaatacaaatagaaATGTCCAAGAACAAAAACTTTATCCTCTTATCTCTCAATATAACCAAAGAAAACccccttttcctctctttttctttatcAAATTTTAATATAAAATCTCTCAATACATGTAAAatttcttcatatttattttatgttttatttttcatgtacTTTAAGTTCTTAAGTAAAAAACAGAATGCTGTTTGACTACATTTGTTGATGATTAATACCCACAATCATGTTCTGAGAAATGACCTGAATACCAAAAGAAGTGTGAATCAGATATGCCGGATATTTCAGTTCTGTAATGTTGGATATCAGACAAACCCGATATAACACCTGATCCCCCACATCCATCAGGGGACATGACTGTGTACCTTCAATTGTGAAAGCTGATAGTTTATTTGATCTAACTTATTCCGATTTATTAAAGGAACATCATGTTGCTCTCTGGTAATTATTTTAACTTATATGGAAGTCTATGACAACTCTTATcaaataatttcaaaataatcaaaaatcaTAATTTATCTAAAATGATTGAAATGACCGATCACAAATGTTTAAATACTGACAGTGAGTCTTACTGAATGTGATAATGTTTAGTGGGTAGTGGAATAAATACTGGTTTCCATTTGTAGTGACTTCTGACTGAAAAAAGGGATGAGATTGAATAAATCTTGGTACTTAGTCAGCGATGGAGCAAGCTTGCTCCACAGAATAAATTTCCATAGTTACTTATGTCAAAACAGATCGCACCTCTTGTGGGATAAAACCAAGACAAGAGAGTAACCTGAGTATATTGGTTAATCTTGATTTACAATATCCATAATCAAATGGATCACAAAAGTAGGATAGGGGAAAGTGAGATGTGTTTTGACACAAGTTACcatgaagatttttttccatGTAGCTAGCCTGCTCTAGAGCATGCGATCTGCATCTCTCCACTCAGAAGTGCCTCATGCATTCAACTTTCATCATTCAAATTTCAGTCCGAAATTGGAGAGTGGGATCCTTCATCTTTGTCTTGTAGTCTTCATCAAACTCTTCATTCTGAGCCACAGTGAAGTGGTTCTTCCAGTCACTgacttttcctgcagaaccacaaaGACTCAGTCAGAGCTTCATGCTTTTGAATTTCCTGTATCGGATTGAAGTTAATCATACCTTTTCTCATGAAGGGAGAAATTTTGAAATCAAAAACAGGGATTGTTGAGTAGTTAGTCATCTCATTCTCCTTCATTTTGTCAAAATGAACTTCTCCTACAATTCTCGTCTTTTCCTCGACTGAAGGAGTCAAACCAAGAAAGGAGCAGAGTTTGTCTATTTCTCGTCCGGTGTCCTGAAAGCACATGGTTCAATGTTGTCATTGCTTCACGACAAGGAACATGTTGGATGTCGGGAACCAGTCAAAacaaggatggaaaaacaaacagctcagttACCTCAACCATGTCTTCAAAGAACATGTAGTGCAGATTTGAGtaagtctgtttcttcttccACCAGTTGTTGACATGATCGTACCAGGATCCAAACACCACTGACACCACAGAATAATACGTCGACTTAGTGCGTAAGCAGGACATAATATTGATGTGTATAGCGTCAATATAGTGCCAAAATTCTGTGTGCATAAAAATCATGATCACGCACACTTAAAGCACTCTCAGTGGTGCCTCTCTGCGAGACCATGTGCAACATGTCTGTGCTGTCTGTTGATGAGGTgatgttgagttttggcactctGAAGGCGGGCTTTGTGTTAACGCCCTGCTGCCAAACGATGATGGCCTGCCCTACCAAACCcctgattggctctgaccgAAAGACAGATGTTTAGGAGCGACCAATCAGAAGGGGGAAGAGTGTCAAAACTCAATACCACCATGAGCAGACAGCACAGACATGTCATCGCGCACGTAGAAAAAGACATCGCAGAAAGTGACCGCATGTGCAGAGAGGCATCGGAAGCGCACAGAGAGCGGTTTTACTGTGCACAGTTACGGTTTTTATGTGTGTGGAATTTTGGCACGATATTGACGCCATAGATGTGGTGCTTTTTGACATTAGCCTTATGTCCATACTTAATACATACTCTTTCCTTGCTTGAATCTTTCAAGGTAGCTGTTCCAATCTCCAGGCTCTGGCTGACCCTTGTTCATGCGACCAAAGTGGAAGTAAGACACAACATTGTCTTTTGCATTTCGGGCAATGTAGATGAtctagatttttaaaaaaagaaaaatacaatcaTTAATGAACAAACATCACAGTGAGTGTCAAAAGTACAGAAGTAAGGTCTAAAGGCAGAACAAAATCTCAACCAGGCGTGATTTGTCTTACACACCACAGGATGTTCACAGAAATCAGCATTAAAGGGATTTGAGAATGACTTGGCCCATTCAGTCTGGtttagcactctcacctcatcATGAGGACAAGGCCAGACAGAAGATTTTCAGTCAGGAGTTTGAAGGTTTCTCTTATGTTTAGGTTCTATACCTTTTCCCTCTGCTGTTTCCAAACAATTTTGAATCTCACAAGTTTTTATAAGTTATGAGTATGTGAAATTACATGTATGTCTCTGTGTTTCCTTTGTGGTGACTGTTATTCCAATTCCTCCCGtagcagtggttctcaaaatGTGGGACAGGCCTCGCCTGATGGAGCAAAGAGCTACATCGGggtgcagcagcaacaacaacaaaaatgtggGTCAAGGTAATGGAGGAATCATCAATTATATATTataactagaaattggcactcagagagcgcagacctccaccacagctcaaatcagtcaacaacaaccataagaacaccatatataatcaaacaacattgtgatcgggggggggggggtgatcgGAGCCGAGCGCTGCAGTgtgcggtgcctctgtctgtcgccctctctccgtgtgtgtgtgtgtgtgtgtgtgtgtgtgtgtgtgtgtgtgtgtgtgtgtgtgtgtgtgtgtgtgtgtgtgtgtgtgtgtttatctga
The DNA window shown above is from Salarias fasciatus chromosome 20, fSalaFa1.1, whole genome shotgun sequence and carries:
- the LOC115408530 gene encoding cytosolic sulfotransferase 3-like; translated protein: MDAVPRPEMFDFHGISMIPSFTKNWENIQNFQARPDDILIATYPKAGTTWVSNILDLLYFGQREKPIPLHDRVPFMEMCNPVMGSGTDLADKLPTSPRLIKTHLPVQFVPKSFWEQKSRIIYIARNAKDNVVSYFHFGRMNKGQPEPGDWNSYLERFKQGKMVFGSWYDHVNNWWKKKQTYSNLHYMFFEDMVEDTGREIDKLCSFLGLTPSVEEKTRIVGEVHFDKMKENEMTNYSTIPVFDFKISPFMRKGKVSDWKNHFTVAQNEEFDEDYKTKMKDPTLQFRTEI